Below is a genomic region from Granulicella sp. L56.
AACTGCCCCGAGAGGAACCGTTCTGCCAAGATTATCGGTTTGCGATTTTCCTTGCTGAATCAATTCGCCGAGATTGGTGAAGCCGCTGCTGACCTCGGTCGGTGTCGGCACGGAACCAGTGGAGACAGTTCCCTGCACGCGCCGGAAGCCTTCATAGTCGCCAAAGAAGAAGACCTTGTTCTTGATGATCGGGCCGCCAGCGGAGACACCGAACTGGTTCTGGCGCAACGCGCCTTTCTCAGTACCGGCATTGGTGTGCTCGAAGTAATCTGCGGCATCAAGCTTATCGTTGCGGATGAACTCCCATGCGGCTCCATGGATGCTGTTCGTACCGGACTTGATGGTAGCGTTTAGAACGGCGCCGGCAGAACGGCCCAGTTCGGCGCTGAAAGCCGCGGTCTGAACTTTGAATTGCGAGATTGCATCGACCGGAGGCAGAACGGCAAAGTTTGTTCCGTTCAGGAAGTCAACGGCGTTGGAGTTATTGTCGATGCCATCCAACAAATAGTTGTTTTGCGACGGGCGAAGGCCGTTGGCGGAGAAGGCACCGGAAGCCGCGTTACCACGCGTGTCGGCCTGGGGCGATTGAGCACCGGCGCCGAGTTGGGCGAGAAAGGTAAAGTTGCGGCCATTGAGCGGCAGATTGTTGACGCTCCTCTCGGTGATAACCTGGCCGACCGACGATTCATCGGTCTGTAGAAGCGGGGGCGCAGTATTGACTTCGACTGTCTCGGCCGTGGAGCCCAGCTTGAGCTGAACATTGACCTGCAGGGACTGCCCAACGTTTACCGCCAGATTTGTTTGGGTCGTCGTCGAAAAGCCCGGGGCGCTAACCGTAATGGTATAGTGACCGATTCTGACCGGGGAGAAGGTGTATTGGCCAGCGTTGTTCGACTTTACATCGAGCTTGATGCCCTGATCGGTGTTTAAAAGATTGACTTGAGCGCCTGGAACAACCGCGCCGGTTGCATCCTGAATGACCCCGGTAATCGAGCCTTCGTCAACCTGGGCTGCAGCGTAATTCGGTGTGAGTAAGAGCAGGCAAAAGCACGCCAGTGCTATGCAGCCGCTTCTTTTTAACCAATTCAGAATGTTGCGATCAGTAGCCATCCTAGTGCCCTCAAATTTCATCATTTTCTTTCGATTCCGTTTTGTTTTCTTCTAATCATTTAGTCATTACGGCGAAGCAGGCCCAAACTTTGACTATGCTGTAAACGGTTGCATGTTATGCGATTGCAAACATTAGCTGATAACAGAATCCATGTCAACTAAAAGATTTGATCCGGAATCAACCAAATGATTGACTGGTTCGCACGGTCGACTAAATTAGCCTATACATAGAGTTACAAGATTGAGGGCTAAAAGGTTCGAAGCAAACATGCAGGGGCAGATCAAGATAGGGTGATATTCTGCGGGCATCTTTCCTACTTCACTGCTCCCAGAAAATCATGCCTGATCGAAGCAATACAAAAACGCCACTCTCTCGGCGAGCACTACTTAAAAGCGCGGGCCTCGCTCCTCTGCTGCTCCGTGCTGCCCCTTTTTGGGGATCATCTTTTTTATTCGCGCCCCCTGATCCCTCCAACCCGCAATCCGTATTCCCTTTCACCGACGTTCGTTTCAAGCCTCATTACCCAACAAAGTCGCCGCTGACGAACGTTCTTAGCCTGGTAGCTCCAGGCTCGGATGAATATCCGACCGAGAAGTACGCCTTCGAGATTGGTTCGCTCCTCCAGCAGTGGAGCCAGTCACTTCGAGAGTCAATTCATAACCTTCCGAGCTTGTTGAAGCTACTGTCCCCGGCTATCAAAACTTCGCCTCTACATCCCGTCAAAGAGGTTTTACTGCGTTCGGGATACGGGATCGACGCAACAAAAAGACAGTTCAGTGGGGCATTGCCGTCCCACCCTGATCAATTTGTCCAGGAACTCCAAACGTGGCTCGGAGCAATCTCCAAGATTGAGGTTGCTGAATTTGAAATCTACGGGATCAAGGAGACGATCGGCGCACCTCTGACAGTCCAACTAGAGATTCGATACGATATTGTGGCAATTCGTAAAGATACTCAACGTGAGGAGCGGGTTGGGTCTTGGCAAACTGAATGGTCACGCAGCCAATCGAATGAATGGATAGCCCATGAGTGGGAGGCCAGCGAAGAGATCCTGAGCGTTGGGAACCGCACCGCATTTCTCGACGTGACTGCGAAAGCTCTTAGCGGTGTTGAGTCCTACAAAAGCCAAATGCTTCACGGAGCCGACTATTGGCGGACGATTCTCGACGGCGCTTGCGGCATCGACCTATACGGAAATAACGGTGTGGCTGCCGGCGATTACGACAACGATGGATTCGATGATTTATACATCTGCCAGCCCGCAGGATTGCCGAACCGGCTCTATCGGAACCGCGGCGACGGCACCTTTGAAGATGTGACGGAAAAGGCCGGAGTAGGTGCACTCGACAACACTGCATGTGCTCTGTTCGCGGATTTTGATAACAGAGGGCTTCAGGATCTCCTGGTAGTTTGCGGCAGCGGGCCCCTGCTCTTCCAAAACCAGGGTGATGGCACATTTTCGCTCAAGCGTGATGCTTTCAAGTTTACGAATCCCCCTCAGGGAACATTCACCCATGCCGCAATCGCTGACTACGATGGCGACGGACGCCTCGACGTCTACTTCTGCACCTACATGTATTATCTCGGTCTCGATCAGTATCACTACCCTGTTCCCTATTACGATGCGCGCAACGGGCCGCCAAACTATCTGCTGCATAATGAAGGAAATGGGCAGTTTGTAGAAAAGACAGAAGCTGCAGGGCTAAACGTAGACAATAACCGATACAGCTTTGCGTGTGCCTGGGGCGAGTCTCACTCGAACGGCCTGCCGGATTTATGTATCGCCAATGATTTTGGAAGCTCCCAGATATACCGCAATAACGGGAATGGGACATTTACCGTCGCCTCCAAAGAGGCGCACATCGAAGATGTCGGTGCCGGAATGAGCGCGTGTTGGTCCGATTTCAATAATGATGGCCGCCAGGATATTTACATCACAAGCATGTGGGAGGCGTCTGGCCAAAGGGTTTCCGAACAAGCACAATTTCACCAGGCGGCCCCACAAAGTATTCGCGCTCTCTATCAGCGACACGCACGAGGGAATGCTTTATATCGAAACCAGGGAGATGGAACTTTTCAAAACATCGGCCAGCAGGCTGGAGTAGCCATGGGCCGCTGGTCCTGGTCATCGGATTTTTGGGACTTCGACCATGATGGCTACTCCGATCTCTATGTGACGAACGGCTACATATCTGCGGTGGACCGAAGCGATATCGCAAGTTTCTTCTGGCGGCAGGTCGTGGCGAAATCGCCAGAGGACGCC
It encodes:
- a CDS encoding FG-GAP-like repeat-containing protein codes for the protein MPDRSNTKTPLSRRALLKSAGLAPLLLRAAPFWGSSFLFAPPDPSNPQSVFPFTDVRFKPHYPTKSPLTNVLSLVAPGSDEYPTEKYAFEIGSLLQQWSQSLRESIHNLPSLLKLLSPAIKTSPLHPVKEVLLRSGYGIDATKRQFSGALPSHPDQFVQELQTWLGAISKIEVAEFEIYGIKETIGAPLTVQLEIRYDIVAIRKDTQREERVGSWQTEWSRSQSNEWIAHEWEASEEILSVGNRTAFLDVTAKALSGVESYKSQMLHGADYWRTILDGACGIDLYGNNGVAAGDYDNDGFDDLYICQPAGLPNRLYRNRGDGTFEDVTEKAGVGALDNTACALFADFDNRGLQDLLVVCGSGPLLFQNQGDGTFSLKRDAFKFTNPPQGTFTHAAIADYDGDGRLDVYFCTYMYYLGLDQYHYPVPYYDARNGPPNYLLHNEGNGQFVEKTEAAGLNVDNNRYSFACAWGESHSNGLPDLCIANDFGSSQIYRNNGNGTFTVASKEAHIEDVGAGMSACWSDFNNDGRQDIYITSMWEASGQRVSEQAQFHQAAPQSIRALYQRHARGNALYRNQGDGTFQNIGQQAGVAMGRWSWSSDFWDFDHDGYSDLYVTNGYISAVDRSDIASFFWRQVVAKSPEDATPSLAYEHGWNAINELIRSDNSWNAYERNVMFANNRDGTFSEVSGVVGLDFIEDSRSFALADIDHDGRLEVILKNRNAPQLRILHNAMSDIGDSITFRLRGHKSNRDAIGAAITVETDSLTQTKYLQAGSGFLGQHSKEVFFGIGKPKGPLNATVRWPSGILQKFESLPANHRIEIEEGNKSYAAKAFVATPEAYTQVNLPSPSESLPSQVETWLISPLKAPEFSLPDLAGNMRELRQLQGNFVLLNFWATTSPICREQLRSLQQQRSKFAASRLGIVAVNIDETTNIPSARSMATTEKLSFPVLFATEEVACIYNIIYRYLFDRRRDLAIPTSFLLDANGMIVKIYQGAIDPEHVLEDARTAPTNAAERSSRAIPLKGELFQGSFQRNDFTYGVALFQHGYLDQAAESFQQVIASKPDDPEGYYNLGTLNLRRNDLSQARSYLDKALKLRPNYPEAWSNLGMINAQEGHAADAIENFERALQLRPDYEIALLNLGNIYRRQRAFGKAEEYLTHALRIQPDDPEGNYSLGMLYAQQSQLPTAAVYLQKAILIRPAYPEALNNLGIIFVRLKDYEKAEEQFRTGVRLVPDNEQSYLNLARLYTMEDKKEKAKQALQELLLVQPQNSEAKQALELLR